Proteins encoded by one window of Salvia splendens isolate huo1 chromosome 14, SspV2, whole genome shotgun sequence:
- the LOC121765327 gene encoding protein SHOOT GRAVITROPISM 6-like isoform X1 produces MASSSSGNSVPAPEAVQVLISSLADDSLVVREASAATLKDIASVNPLLVLDCCWTVSRGGRRRFGKIAGLFRVMSVAIRALDKADVDPLYLAKFAKVASAEIISTKELNADWQKAASGVLVALGLHLPDLMMEEIFLHLSGTNSALPAMVQILADFASSDAIQFTPRLKGVLTRVLPILGNVKDIHRPIFANAFKSWCQACWQYGVDFPMHTAIDGDVMSFLNSAFELLLRVWATSRDLKVRVSTVEALGQMVGLVTRTQLKSALPRLVPTILELYKKDQEVAAFVATCSLHNLLNASLLSESGPPLLDFEDLTVILSTLLPVVCISNDNKQQSDFPVGLKTYNEVQHCFLTVGQVYPEDIFAFLLYKCRLKEDPLTFGALSVLKHLLPRLSESWHAKRPLLVEAVKSLLEERDLAVCKALSEVLIVVMASHCYLVGPVGELFVEYLVRHCAVTDLNGSDNDSSKDFVKSTGSFNPFMYKKSEVKIGGVSPTDLRDTCEKGLLLITVTIPEMEHVLWPFLLKMIIPRVYTGAVATVCRCISELCKHKNTQSDIIVSDFKARADLPIPEDLFARLVVLLHNPLAREQLVTHILAVLNQLAPLFPKNMILFWQDEIPKMKAYVSDPEDLKQDPLYQETWDDMVVNFVAESLDVIQDPGWAISLGNSFAKQYEIYSPEDEHSSLLHRCLGILLQKIHDRSYVHAKIDLMYTQANIALPVNRLGLAKAMGLVAASHLDTVLDKLKDILDNVGDSFFKRILSFFSDRAKMEESDDIHAALALMYGYAAKYAPSTVIEARIDALVGTNMLSRLLNVRHPTAKQAVITAIDLLGQAVIGAAESGTSFPLKKRDVLLDYILTLMGRDEEDGISDSNLDLLNTQCLALSACTTLVSVEPKLTIETRNHVLKATLGFFGLPDDPPDVINGLIHNLTTLLCAILVTSGEDGRSRAEQLLHILKQIDPYVSSSVEYQRKRGCLAAYEMLQKFRTICVSGYCALGCQGSCTHNKRIDRVMNNNFSNLPSAFISPSRDALCLGERIMVYLSRCADTNPEVRKISVQILDLVFNISLSLPKSANSSIDLDIELCYGALSALEDVVAILRRDASLDPSEVFNRVVSSVCILFTKDELVAALCSSSSAICDKVRQSAEGAIQAVDEFITKRGRELNDTDIARTTQSLLSATNHVIEKYLRQETLNAISALAENTTSRIVFDEVLAAAEKDIATKDVSRLRGGWPVQDVFHAFSQHTVLSHSFLEHIISILNERPIFQGDSVKGETSNNVGESSVEDNVLHAAMIALTAFFRGGARVGKKSAEQTYGAVFATLVLHLGNCHSLANSGQQEPLRALLVAFNAFCECVGDLEMGKILARDREQNEEETWIGLIGDLAWCISIKRPKEVPIISLILCKSLDRPSRYLREAAAAALSEFVRFSESFGPLLEQLVEGLTRHVSDDSPNVRRLCLRGLVQMPPVLVIQYTIQILSVIVALLDDPNESVQLTAVSCLQKVLGSASTEAVEPILFNLSVRLRNLQVCMNAKIRANAFAAFGAISTYGFGPQHDAFREQVLAAFPRLVLHLHDDDLGVRRACRNTFKRIAPLMELDSVVALANTHRFSSDHRGDYKDFLRDIAKLFTQHMSSRIDTYMASLIQAFEAPWPVIQANAIYLCSSIIALSSVQHISTLYLRQVFGMLIGKINRSPDAIVRATGSLALGLLLKSTNSSWKSTRLDAPDSHLVGRETEFSWRS; encoded by the exons CTATTCAGTTCACTCCAAGACTCAAAGGTGTACTTACAAGAGTGCTTCCTATTCTTGGAAATGTAAAAGACATACATCGACCTATTTTTGCAAATG CATTCAAGTCGTGGTGTCAAGCCTGTTGGCAGTATGGGGTTGATTTCCCGATGCATACAGCTATTGATGGTGATGTCAT GTCTTTCCTGAACTCTGCATTTGAGCTTTTATTGAGAGTTTGGGCAACTTCACGGGATCTCAAG GTTCGCGTATCTACAGTTGAGGCCTTAGGCCAGATGGTTGGTCTAGTTACACGGACGCAATTGAAGTCGGCTTTGCCAAGATTAGTGCCCACTATTTTGGAACT GTATAAGAAAGATCAAGAAGTGGCAGCATTTGTGGCAACATGTAGTCTCCACAATCTCTTGAATGCTTCGTTACTTTCAGAAAGTGGACCACCTTTGCTGGACTTTGAG GATCTCACTGTCATATTGTCAACCCTTCTTCCTGTGGTTTGTATCAGTAATGACAATAAACAGCAGTCAGATTTTCCAGTGGGATTGAAG ACCTACAATGAAGTTCAACATTGCTTTCTCACAGTTGGTCAGGTTTACCCGGAAGATATCTTTGCATTCCTTCTCTAT AAATGCAGGTTAAAAGAAGATCCTCTCACTTTTGGTGCACTTTCTGTCCTAAAACATCTTTTACCTAG attgtCTGAATCTTGGCATGCTAAACGGCCTTTGCTAGTGGAAGCAGTGAAAAGTTTGTTAGAAGAGAGGGATTTGGCTGTGTGCAAGGCACTTTCTGAGGTA TTGATTGTTGTTATGGCTTCCCATTGTTACTTGGTTGGTCCAGTAGGGGAGTTATTTGTGGAATACTTGGTACGACACTGTGCTGTAACAGATTTAAATGGGTCAGATAATGACAGTTCAAAGGATTTTGTTAAGTCGACTGGCTCTTTCAATCCTTTCATGTACAAGAAATCAGAG GTGAAGATTGGAGGTGTATCCCCAACTGATCTACGTGACACCTGTGAAAAAGGTCTCCTTTTGATAACTGTGACCATCCCTGAAATGGAG CATGTGCTCTGGCCATTTTTGCTGAAGATGATCATACCACGGGTTTACACTGGAGCAGTTGCCACG GTTTGCAGGTGCATCTCAGAATTATGCAAGCATAAAAATACCCAAAGTGATATAATTGTTTCTGATTTTAAAGCTCGTGCAGATCTCCCGATTCCAGAG GATCTTTTTGCACGTCTTGTGGTACTTCTTCATAATCCACTTGCGAGAGAGCAGTTAGTGACTCATATTCTGGCT GTCCTAAATCAGTTAGCTCCTCTATTTCCAAAGAATATGATCTTATTTTGGCAAGATGAG ATTCCAAAAATGAAAGCTTATGTGAGTGATCCAGAAGACCTAAAGCAGGATCCATTGTATCAAGAGACTTGGGATGACATGGTTGTTAAT TTTGTTGCGGAGTCATTGGATGTGATTCAGGATCCTGGTTGGGCAATATCTCTTGGGAACTCTTTTGCTAAACAATATGAAATTTATTCTCCTGAGGATGAGCATTCTTCGCTGCTTCACAG ATGCTTGGGCATTTTGCTGCAGAAAATTCACGATAGATCCTATGTCCATGCTAAGATTGACTTGATGTACACACAAGCTAACATTGCTTTGCCGGTGAATAGGCTTGGTTTAGCCAAGGCCATGGGACTG GTCGCTGCATCACACTTGGACACAGTTCTGGATAAGCTAAAAGACATTCTCGATAATGTTGGTGATAGTTTCTTTAAAAG GATTCTATCATTCTTTTCTGATAGAGCTAAAATGGAAGAGTCAGATGACATTCATGCCGCTTTAGCTCTTATGTATGGCTATGCTGCTAAGTATGCTCCATCTACAGTCATTGAAGCCAGAATAGATGCGCTTGTG GGGACCAATATGCTTTCACGTCTTCTTAATGTTCGCCATCCTACAGCAAAGCAGGCAGTTATCACAGCTATTGATTTACTAG GTCAGGCTGTTATTGGTGCTGCTGAAAGTGGTACATCGTTTCCATTGAAAAAGAGAGATGTGCTTCTTGATTACATATTAACTTTGATGGGCCGAGATGAAGAAGATGGAATTTCTGATTCTAACCTGGACCTATTGAACACTCAG TGCCTTGCTTTGAGTGCTTGTACAACTTTGGTTTCTGTGGAGCCAAAATTGACAATTGAAACAAGGAACCATGTTCTGAAG GCCACTTTGGGATTCTTTGGTTTACCAGATGATCCCCCTGATGTTATTAATGGTCTCATACACAACCTTACTACTCTTCTCTGTGCAATCCTAGTTACAAG TGGGGAAGATGGAAGAAGTCGAGCAGAACAGCTACTGCATATATTGAAACAGATTGATCCATATGTTTCTTCCTCTGTGGAATATCAGAGAAAAAGAGGCTGTCTTGCGGCATATGAGATGCTTCAGAAGTTCCGAACTATATGTGTTAGTGGTTACTGTGCACTTGGTTGCCAAGGAAGTTGCACCCACAACAAACGAATTGACCGTGTTATGAATAATAACTTTTCTAATTTACCAA GTGCATTTATATCCCCGAGTCGTGATGCTTTGTGTTTAGGGGAGAGGATCATGGTATATCTGTCACGCTGTGCAGATACAAACCCTGAAGTTAGAAAAATCTCCGTTCAG ATTCTTGATTTAGTTTTCAATATATCCCTTTCTTTACCGAAGTCTGCAAACTCTAGTATTGATCTTGATATTGAATTGTGTTATGGAGCTTTATCAGCACTTGAGGATGTGGTTGCTATTTTGAGGAGA GATGCATCACTTGATCCGTCAGAGGTGTTCAACAGGGTCGTTTCATCTGTGTGCATATTATTTACTAAGGACGAG CTTGTTGCTGCTCTATGTAGTAGCTCATCTGCTATATGTGACAAGGTCAGGCAGTCTGCCGAAGGTGCTATTCAAGCTGTGGATGAGTTTATCACTAAGAGGGGTAGGGAGCTAAATGACACTGATATTGCAAG GACGACACAATCCTTGCTTTCTGCTACAAACCATGTAATTGAGAAGTATCTACGTCAAGAAACACTTAATGCT ATATCTGCCCTTGCTGAGAATACGACatcaagaattgtttttgatgAAGTGTTGGCTGCTGCTGAGAAAGATATAGCTACAAAAGATGTATCTAGATTACGTGGGGGCTGGCCAGTACAGGATGTATTTCAT GCATTTTCCCAGCACACAGTTCTTTCACATTCTTTCTTGGAGCATATAATCTCGATCCTGAATGAAAGACCTATATTTCAAGGAGATTCAGTTAAGGGGGAGACTTCCAATAATGTTGGTGAAAGTAGTGTAGAAGATAATGTGCTGCACGCTGCTATGATAGCTCTTACTGCCTTCTTCAG AGGCGGCGCGAGAGTTGGAAAAAAGTCTGCGGAGCAAACTTATGGTGCAGTTTTTGCAACTCTTGTGCTTCACTTAGGAAATTGTCATAGTTTAGCTAATTCTGGCCAACAGGAACCACTGCG CGCGCTATTGGTTGCATTTAATGCATTTTGTGAATGTGTTGGTGATCTCGAGATGGGGAAG ATTCTGGCCAGGGACAGGGAACAAAATGAAGAGGAGACATGGATTGGACTAATCGGGGATCTTGCTTGGTGTATTTCCATTAAAAGGCCTAAAGAG GTACCTATAATTTCTTTGATTCTTTGTAAATCACTGGATCGACCCTCAAGGTATTTAAGGGAAGCAGCAGCTGCTGCACTGTCAGAGTTTGTGAGGTTCAG TGAGAGTTTTGGTCCTTTGTTGGAGCAGCTGGTTGAAGGATTGACTCGACATGTTTCTGATGATTCTCCTAATGTTAGGCGACTTTGTCTAAGAGGACTTGTACAG ATGCCACCAGTCCTTGTTATCCAGTATACCATTCAGATTCTCAGTGTTATTGTTGCTTTACTGGATGACCCAAATGAATCAGTTCAGCTAACTGCTGTCTCATGCTTGCAAAAG GTCCTTGGATCTGCTTCTACTGAAGCTGTAGAACCCATTTTGTTTAATCTTTCAGTTAGGCTGCGTAATCTTCAA GTATGCATGAATGCAAAGATTCGAGCTAATGCATTTGCAGCATTTGGGGCAATAAGCACGTATGGTTTTGGGCCACAACATGATGCTTTTCGTGAGCAG GTTCTTGCTGCCTTTCCGCGCTTGGTCTTGCATCTGCATGATGATGACCTTGGTGTGCGACGCGCTTGCCGG AACACATTCAAGCGCATTGCTCCTTTGATGGAACTTGATAGTGTTGTTGCTCTTGCAAACACGCATAGGTTTAGCTCTGATCATAG AGGTGACTATAAAGACTTTCTTAGAGATATTGCGAAGCTATTCACTCAACACATGTCTTCCAGGATTGATACTTACATGGCATCACTAATACAG GCTTTTGAGGCACCTTGGCCAGTAATTCAAGCAAATGCCATATACTTGTGTAGCAGTATAATTGCTTTGTCGAGTGTTCAGCATATCTCCACCCTTTACTTAAGACAG GTTTTCGGCATGTTGATTGGGAAGATAAATAGATCTCCGGATGCAATTGTGAGAGCAACGGGCTCTTTGGCTCTCGGTTTGCTACTAAAATCAACCAATTCCTCTTGGAAATCCACTCGTCTAGATGCACCAGACTCGCACCTTGTGGGACGCGAAACGGAATTTTCTTGGAGGTCATGA
- the LOC121765327 gene encoding protein SHOOT GRAVITROPISM 6-like isoform X3 codes for MASSSSGNSVPAPEAVQVLISSLADDSLVVREASAATLKDIASVNPLLVLDCCWTVSRGGRRRFGKIAGLFRVMSVAIRALDKADVDPLYLAKFAKVASAEIISTKELNADWQKAASGVLVALGLHLPDLMMEEIFLHLSGTNSALPAMVQILADFASSDAIQFTPRLKGVLTRVLPILGNVKDIHRPIFANAFKSWCQACWQYGVDFPMHTAIDGDVMSFLNSAFELLLRVWATSRDLKVRVSTVEALGQMVGLVTRTQLKSALPRLVPTILELYKKDQEVAAFVATCSLHNLLNASLLSESGPPLLDFEDLTVILSTLLPVVCISNDNKQQSDFPVGLKTYNEVQHCFLTVGQVYPEDIFAFLLYKCRLKEDPLTFGALSVLKHLLPRLSESWHAKRPLLVEAVKSLLEERDLAVCKALSEVLIVVMASHCYLVGPVGELFVEYLVRHCAVTDLNGSDNDSSKDFVKSTGSFNPFMYKKSEVKIGGVSPTDLRDTCEKGLLLITVTIPEMEHVLWPFLLKMIIPRVYTGAVATVCRCISELCKHKNTQSDIIVSDFKARADLPIPEDLFARLVVLLHNPLAREQLVTHILAIPKMKAYVSDPEDLKQDPLYQETWDDMVVNFVAESLDVIQDPGWAISLGNSFAKQYEIYSPEDEHSSLLHRCLGILLQKIHDRSYVHAKIDLMYTQANIALPVNRLGLAKAMGLVAASHLDTVLDKLKDILDNVGDSFFKRILSFFSDRAKMEESDDIHAALALMYGYAAKYAPSTVIEARIDALVGTNMLSRLLNVRHPTAKQAVITAIDLLGQAVIGAAESGTSFPLKKRDVLLDYILTLMGRDEEDGISDSNLDLLNTQCLALSACTTLVSVEPKLTIETRNHVLKATLGFFGLPDDPPDVINGLIHNLTTLLCAILVTSGEDGRSRAEQLLHILKQIDPYVSSSVEYQRKRGCLAAYEMLQKFRTICVSGYCALGCQGSCTHNKRIDRVMNNNFSNLPSAFISPSRDALCLGERIMVYLSRCADTNPEVRKISVQILDLVFNISLSLPKSANSSIDLDIELCYGALSALEDVVAILRRDASLDPSEVFNRVVSSVCILFTKDELVAALCSSSSAICDKVRQSAEGAIQAVDEFITKRGRELNDTDIARTTQSLLSATNHVIEKYLRQETLNAISALAENTTSRIVFDEVLAAAEKDIATKDVSRLRGGWPVQDVFHAFSQHTVLSHSFLEHIISILNERPIFQGDSVKGETSNNVGESSVEDNVLHAAMIALTAFFRGGARVGKKSAEQTYGAVFATLVLHLGNCHSLANSGQQEPLRALLVAFNAFCECVGDLEMGKILARDREQNEEETWIGLIGDLAWCISIKRPKEVPIISLILCKSLDRPSRYLREAAAAALSEFVRFSESFGPLLEQLVEGLTRHVSDDSPNVRRLCLRGLVQMPPVLVIQYTIQILSVIVALLDDPNESVQLTAVSCLQKVLGSASTEAVEPILFNLSVRLRNLQVCMNAKIRANAFAAFGAISTYGFGPQHDAFREQVLAAFPRLVLHLHDDDLGVRRACRNTFKRIAPLMELDSVVALANTHRFSSDHRGDYKDFLRDIAKLFTQHMSSRIDTYMASLIQAFEAPWPVIQANAIYLCSSIIALSSVQHISTLYLRQVFGMLIGKINRSPDAIVRATGSLALGLLLKSTNSSWKSTRLDAPDSHLVGRETEFSWRS; via the exons CTATTCAGTTCACTCCAAGACTCAAAGGTGTACTTACAAGAGTGCTTCCTATTCTTGGAAATGTAAAAGACATACATCGACCTATTTTTGCAAATG CATTCAAGTCGTGGTGTCAAGCCTGTTGGCAGTATGGGGTTGATTTCCCGATGCATACAGCTATTGATGGTGATGTCAT GTCTTTCCTGAACTCTGCATTTGAGCTTTTATTGAGAGTTTGGGCAACTTCACGGGATCTCAAG GTTCGCGTATCTACAGTTGAGGCCTTAGGCCAGATGGTTGGTCTAGTTACACGGACGCAATTGAAGTCGGCTTTGCCAAGATTAGTGCCCACTATTTTGGAACT GTATAAGAAAGATCAAGAAGTGGCAGCATTTGTGGCAACATGTAGTCTCCACAATCTCTTGAATGCTTCGTTACTTTCAGAAAGTGGACCACCTTTGCTGGACTTTGAG GATCTCACTGTCATATTGTCAACCCTTCTTCCTGTGGTTTGTATCAGTAATGACAATAAACAGCAGTCAGATTTTCCAGTGGGATTGAAG ACCTACAATGAAGTTCAACATTGCTTTCTCACAGTTGGTCAGGTTTACCCGGAAGATATCTTTGCATTCCTTCTCTAT AAATGCAGGTTAAAAGAAGATCCTCTCACTTTTGGTGCACTTTCTGTCCTAAAACATCTTTTACCTAG attgtCTGAATCTTGGCATGCTAAACGGCCTTTGCTAGTGGAAGCAGTGAAAAGTTTGTTAGAAGAGAGGGATTTGGCTGTGTGCAAGGCACTTTCTGAGGTA TTGATTGTTGTTATGGCTTCCCATTGTTACTTGGTTGGTCCAGTAGGGGAGTTATTTGTGGAATACTTGGTACGACACTGTGCTGTAACAGATTTAAATGGGTCAGATAATGACAGTTCAAAGGATTTTGTTAAGTCGACTGGCTCTTTCAATCCTTTCATGTACAAGAAATCAGAG GTGAAGATTGGAGGTGTATCCCCAACTGATCTACGTGACACCTGTGAAAAAGGTCTCCTTTTGATAACTGTGACCATCCCTGAAATGGAG CATGTGCTCTGGCCATTTTTGCTGAAGATGATCATACCACGGGTTTACACTGGAGCAGTTGCCACG GTTTGCAGGTGCATCTCAGAATTATGCAAGCATAAAAATACCCAAAGTGATATAATTGTTTCTGATTTTAAAGCTCGTGCAGATCTCCCGATTCCAGAG GATCTTTTTGCACGTCTTGTGGTACTTCTTCATAATCCACTTGCGAGAGAGCAGTTAGTGACTCATATTCTGGCT ATTCCAAAAATGAAAGCTTATGTGAGTGATCCAGAAGACCTAAAGCAGGATCCATTGTATCAAGAGACTTGGGATGACATGGTTGTTAAT TTTGTTGCGGAGTCATTGGATGTGATTCAGGATCCTGGTTGGGCAATATCTCTTGGGAACTCTTTTGCTAAACAATATGAAATTTATTCTCCTGAGGATGAGCATTCTTCGCTGCTTCACAG ATGCTTGGGCATTTTGCTGCAGAAAATTCACGATAGATCCTATGTCCATGCTAAGATTGACTTGATGTACACACAAGCTAACATTGCTTTGCCGGTGAATAGGCTTGGTTTAGCCAAGGCCATGGGACTG GTCGCTGCATCACACTTGGACACAGTTCTGGATAAGCTAAAAGACATTCTCGATAATGTTGGTGATAGTTTCTTTAAAAG GATTCTATCATTCTTTTCTGATAGAGCTAAAATGGAAGAGTCAGATGACATTCATGCCGCTTTAGCTCTTATGTATGGCTATGCTGCTAAGTATGCTCCATCTACAGTCATTGAAGCCAGAATAGATGCGCTTGTG GGGACCAATATGCTTTCACGTCTTCTTAATGTTCGCCATCCTACAGCAAAGCAGGCAGTTATCACAGCTATTGATTTACTAG GTCAGGCTGTTATTGGTGCTGCTGAAAGTGGTACATCGTTTCCATTGAAAAAGAGAGATGTGCTTCTTGATTACATATTAACTTTGATGGGCCGAGATGAAGAAGATGGAATTTCTGATTCTAACCTGGACCTATTGAACACTCAG TGCCTTGCTTTGAGTGCTTGTACAACTTTGGTTTCTGTGGAGCCAAAATTGACAATTGAAACAAGGAACCATGTTCTGAAG GCCACTTTGGGATTCTTTGGTTTACCAGATGATCCCCCTGATGTTATTAATGGTCTCATACACAACCTTACTACTCTTCTCTGTGCAATCCTAGTTACAAG TGGGGAAGATGGAAGAAGTCGAGCAGAACAGCTACTGCATATATTGAAACAGATTGATCCATATGTTTCTTCCTCTGTGGAATATCAGAGAAAAAGAGGCTGTCTTGCGGCATATGAGATGCTTCAGAAGTTCCGAACTATATGTGTTAGTGGTTACTGTGCACTTGGTTGCCAAGGAAGTTGCACCCACAACAAACGAATTGACCGTGTTATGAATAATAACTTTTCTAATTTACCAA GTGCATTTATATCCCCGAGTCGTGATGCTTTGTGTTTAGGGGAGAGGATCATGGTATATCTGTCACGCTGTGCAGATACAAACCCTGAAGTTAGAAAAATCTCCGTTCAG ATTCTTGATTTAGTTTTCAATATATCCCTTTCTTTACCGAAGTCTGCAAACTCTAGTATTGATCTTGATATTGAATTGTGTTATGGAGCTTTATCAGCACTTGAGGATGTGGTTGCTATTTTGAGGAGA GATGCATCACTTGATCCGTCAGAGGTGTTCAACAGGGTCGTTTCATCTGTGTGCATATTATTTACTAAGGACGAG CTTGTTGCTGCTCTATGTAGTAGCTCATCTGCTATATGTGACAAGGTCAGGCAGTCTGCCGAAGGTGCTATTCAAGCTGTGGATGAGTTTATCACTAAGAGGGGTAGGGAGCTAAATGACACTGATATTGCAAG GACGACACAATCCTTGCTTTCTGCTACAAACCATGTAATTGAGAAGTATCTACGTCAAGAAACACTTAATGCT ATATCTGCCCTTGCTGAGAATACGACatcaagaattgtttttgatgAAGTGTTGGCTGCTGCTGAGAAAGATATAGCTACAAAAGATGTATCTAGATTACGTGGGGGCTGGCCAGTACAGGATGTATTTCAT GCATTTTCCCAGCACACAGTTCTTTCACATTCTTTCTTGGAGCATATAATCTCGATCCTGAATGAAAGACCTATATTTCAAGGAGATTCAGTTAAGGGGGAGACTTCCAATAATGTTGGTGAAAGTAGTGTAGAAGATAATGTGCTGCACGCTGCTATGATAGCTCTTACTGCCTTCTTCAG AGGCGGCGCGAGAGTTGGAAAAAAGTCTGCGGAGCAAACTTATGGTGCAGTTTTTGCAACTCTTGTGCTTCACTTAGGAAATTGTCATAGTTTAGCTAATTCTGGCCAACAGGAACCACTGCG CGCGCTATTGGTTGCATTTAATGCATTTTGTGAATGTGTTGGTGATCTCGAGATGGGGAAG ATTCTGGCCAGGGACAGGGAACAAAATGAAGAGGAGACATGGATTGGACTAATCGGGGATCTTGCTTGGTGTATTTCCATTAAAAGGCCTAAAGAG GTACCTATAATTTCTTTGATTCTTTGTAAATCACTGGATCGACCCTCAAGGTATTTAAGGGAAGCAGCAGCTGCTGCACTGTCAGAGTTTGTGAGGTTCAG TGAGAGTTTTGGTCCTTTGTTGGAGCAGCTGGTTGAAGGATTGACTCGACATGTTTCTGATGATTCTCCTAATGTTAGGCGACTTTGTCTAAGAGGACTTGTACAG ATGCCACCAGTCCTTGTTATCCAGTATACCATTCAGATTCTCAGTGTTATTGTTGCTTTACTGGATGACCCAAATGAATCAGTTCAGCTAACTGCTGTCTCATGCTTGCAAAAG GTCCTTGGATCTGCTTCTACTGAAGCTGTAGAACCCATTTTGTTTAATCTTTCAGTTAGGCTGCGTAATCTTCAA GTATGCATGAATGCAAAGATTCGAGCTAATGCATTTGCAGCATTTGGGGCAATAAGCACGTATGGTTTTGGGCCACAACATGATGCTTTTCGTGAGCAG GTTCTTGCTGCCTTTCCGCGCTTGGTCTTGCATCTGCATGATGATGACCTTGGTGTGCGACGCGCTTGCCGG AACACATTCAAGCGCATTGCTCCTTTGATGGAACTTGATAGTGTTGTTGCTCTTGCAAACACGCATAGGTTTAGCTCTGATCATAG AGGTGACTATAAAGACTTTCTTAGAGATATTGCGAAGCTATTCACTCAACACATGTCTTCCAGGATTGATACTTACATGGCATCACTAATACAG GCTTTTGAGGCACCTTGGCCAGTAATTCAAGCAAATGCCATATACTTGTGTAGCAGTATAATTGCTTTGTCGAGTGTTCAGCATATCTCCACCCTTTACTTAAGACAG GTTTTCGGCATGTTGATTGGGAAGATAAATAGATCTCCGGATGCAATTGTGAGAGCAACGGGCTCTTTGGCTCTCGGTTTGCTACTAAAATCAACCAATTCCTCTTGGAAATCCACTCGTCTAGATGCACCAGACTCGCACCTTGTGGGACGCGAAACGGAATTTTCTTGGAGGTCATGA